Proteins from a genomic interval of Capsicum annuum cultivar UCD-10X-F1 chromosome 4, UCD10Xv1.1, whole genome shotgun sequence:
- the LOC107867753 gene encoding pentatricopeptide repeat-containing protein At2g36730, producing MSFTSKIQQLLALLNSCSSLKHLFQIHAQIIISGLSQHNCIVLKIINFFASHTPINSSSYAGFVIKQSHNSSNSWWNILIRRYATCHKSSYTEAIRFFVEMRRVGAVSDEFTYPFLFKACSSFLGLEEGKQVHCDVIKIGVCNNVYVQNTLIHFYGSCKKIVDAYKMFDEMSPRTVVSWNSIISACVESCWYYDGVEIFRVMRKCGVQPDETTMVVLLSACAELGNLSLGKWIHGQVIEQGMFVNCQLATSLVNMYAKCGAVDYARLMFDRIGERNVWTWSAMILGLAQHGFAAQALELFWKMKDCSVKPNYVSFLGVLCACSHVGMVEEGHRLFQEMESVYRIKPMVAHYGAMVDILSRAGRLEEAYKFIVHMPIEADAVIWRTLLSACHIHDISDYTRVGEEVRSRLLRMEPKRSGNLVMVANKYAGNGLWEKAAKLKRDMKERRLKKIAGESCVSVFQNP from the coding sequence ATGAGCTTCACCTCCAAAATACAACAACTACTTGCTCTTCTCAACTCTTGTTCTTCCCTCAAACACCTCTTCCAAATTCATGCTCAAATCATAATCTCTGGATTATCTCAACACAACTGTATCGTCCTCAAAATAATCAACTTTTTCGCTTCTCATACCCCAATAAACTCATCTTCTTACGCTGGTTTCGTCATCAAGCAATCCCATAATTCGTCTAATTCATGGTGGAACATCCTCATTAGACGTTATGCCACATGCCACAAGTCTTCATATACAGAAGCCATTCGGTTTTTTGTAGAAATGCGGCGTGTTGGAGCTGTTTCTGATGAATTCACATACCCTTTTCTCTTCAAGGCGTGCTCGTCCTTTTTGGGTCTGGAAGAAGggaaacaggttcattgtgatgtgatcaagattggtgtttgtaACAATGTGTATGTTCAGAATACTTTGATTCATTTCTATGGTTCTTGTAAGAAGATTGTGGATGCATataaaatgtttgatgaaatgtcgcCTAGAACTGTTGTTTCTTGGAATTCAATAATTTCGGCTTGTGTTGAAAGCTGTTGGTATTATGATGGGGTTGAGATTTTTCGAGTAATGAGGAAATGTGGGGTTCAACCGGATGAGACGACGATGGTGGTTTTGCTTTCTGCTTGTGCTGAGTTGGGTAACTTGAGTTTAGGGAAATGGATTCATGGTCAAGTGATTGAGCAAGGGATGTTTGTGAATTGTCAATTGGCAACTTCTCTTGTCAACATGTATGCCAAATGTGGAGCAGTGGATTATGCTCGTTTGATGTTCGACAGGATTGGAGAAAGAAATGTGTGGACTTGGAGCGCGATGATTCTTGGATTGGCTCAGCATGGATTTGCTGCACAAGCGTTGGAACTCTTTTGGAAAATGAAGGATTGTTCTGTGAAGCCTAATTATGTGTCCTTTCTTGGTGTGCTTTGCGCTTGTAGCCATGTCGGGATGGTCGAAGAGGGGCATCGTTTATTTCAAGAGATGGAAAGTGTTTATAGGATCAAGCCTATGGTGGCACATTATGGTGCCATGGTAGATATCTTGAGTCGTGCTGGTCGTCTAGAAGAAGCGTACAAGTTCATAGTTCACATGCCCATTGAGGCTGATGCAGTCATATGGAGGACATTGCTCAGTGCATGCCACATTCATGATATTAGTGACTACACTCGAGTGGGAGAGGAGGTCAGAAGCAGGTTGCTTAGAATGGAGCCCAAAAGGAGTGGGAATTTGGTCATGGTAGCAAATAAGTATGCTGGAAATGGATTATGGGAAAAAGCAGCAAAATTGAAAAGAGATATGAAAGAGAGACGACTTAAGAAAATCGCTGGAGAAAGCTGTGTATCAGTGTTTCAAAATCCATAG